From one Streptomyces mobaraensis genomic stretch:
- a CDS encoding DUF881 domain-containing protein → MSNSAVSTSDAAPGHRPPRRFRPVRLLTAAVFALAGLIFWMSFNTAKGTDIRTDASMLRLSDLIQQRSKGNGELERSAATLRAEVDSLAGRDSGGDTAEARRLAALGDAAGTREIGGTGLTVTLTDAPPNATAKLPGVPQPQPNDLVIHQQDLQAVVNALWQGGAQGIEVMDQRLISTSAVRCVGNTLILQGRVYSPPYKITAVGDRGRLRKALDTSPTIQNYQQYVAAYGLGWKVDQHDKVTLPGYTGAVELHYAKPAG, encoded by the coding sequence TTGAGCAATTCTGCCGTCTCCACCAGCGACGCAGCGCCCGGCCACCGCCCTCCCCGGCGATTCCGCCCGGTACGGCTGCTGACGGCCGCGGTCTTCGCCCTCGCCGGCCTCATCTTCTGGATGAGCTTCAACACCGCCAAGGGCACCGACATCCGCACCGACGCCTCCATGCTCCGGCTGTCCGACCTCATCCAGCAGCGCAGCAAGGGCAACGGCGAACTGGAGCGGAGCGCCGCCACCCTGCGCGCCGAGGTCGACTCCCTCGCCGGCCGCGACTCCGGCGGCGATACCGCCGAGGCCCGCCGGCTGGCCGCCCTGGGCGACGCCGCCGGCACCCGGGAGATCGGCGGCACCGGCCTGACGGTCACCCTGACCGACGCCCCGCCCAACGCCACCGCCAAGCTCCCCGGCGTCCCGCAGCCCCAGCCCAACGACCTGGTCATCCACCAGCAGGACCTCCAGGCCGTCGTCAACGCCCTCTGGCAGGGCGGCGCCCAGGGCATCGAGGTGATGGACCAGCGGCTGATCTCGACCAGCGCCGTCCGCTGCGTCGGCAACACCCTCATCCTCCAGGGCCGCGTCTACTCCCCGCCCTACAAGATCACCGCCGTCGGTGACCGCGGCCGGCTGCGCAAGGCCCTGGACACCTCGCCCACCATCCAGAACTACCAGCAGTACGTCGCCGCCTACGGCCTCGGCTGGAAGGTCGACCAGCACGACAAGGTGACCCTGCCCGGCTACACCGGCGCGGTGGAGCTGCACTACGCCAAGCCGGCCGGCTGA
- a CDS encoding aminodeoxychorismate/anthranilate synthase component II yields MSARILVVDNYDSFVFNLVQYLYQLGAECEVRRNDEVEPAHAQDGFDGVLLSPGPGAPEQAGVCIDMVRHCASTGVPVFGVCLGMQSMAVAYGGVVGRAPELLHGKTSSVSHQGAGVFQGLPSPFTATRYHSLAVARENWPDELEMTAWTESGVAMGLRHRDLPVEGVQFHPESVLTEWGHRMLANWLVSCGDTGAVERSAGLAPVVGKAGE; encoded by the coding sequence ATGAGCGCGCGCATCCTCGTCGTGGACAACTACGACAGCTTCGTCTTCAACCTGGTCCAGTACCTCTACCAGCTCGGCGCCGAGTGCGAGGTGCGCCGCAACGACGAGGTCGAACCGGCACACGCGCAGGACGGGTTCGACGGGGTGCTGCTCTCCCCCGGCCCCGGAGCGCCCGAACAGGCCGGAGTCTGCATCGACATGGTGCGGCACTGCGCGTCCACCGGGGTGCCGGTCTTCGGCGTCTGCCTGGGCATGCAGTCCATGGCCGTCGCGTACGGCGGGGTGGTCGGCCGGGCGCCCGAGCTGCTGCACGGCAAGACCTCGTCCGTGAGCCACCAGGGCGCCGGCGTCTTCCAGGGCCTGCCCTCGCCGTTCACCGCCACCCGCTACCACTCCCTCGCCGTCGCGCGGGAGAACTGGCCGGACGAGCTGGAGATGACCGCCTGGACGGAGAGCGGCGTCGCCATGGGCCTGCGCCACCGCGACCTCCCCGTCGAGGGCGTGCAGTTCCACCCCGAGTCGGTGCTCACCGAGTGGGGGCACCGGATGCTCGCCAACTGGCTCGTCTCCTGCGGCGACACGGGGGCGGTGGAACGGTCGGCCGGGCTCGCCCCGGTGGTGGGCAAGGCCGGAGAGTGA
- a CDS encoding class E sortase yields the protein MNGLRPERDPWGAPAPERYAPPPADPRPPADPYGYGQGEPADGPHGQGAGEPGPYGGPASATGPYGDASSTGPYGPGRNVPADDPYEYVPGERAAGPWSSAPAAWSPGVSRPLPPENAGRVVARPLPPETPHQAVSRPLPPEAPVGVPPQSQGSALPLPPEDDATMPLRRTAAPPAPSVTAPPAGGRAERRRAARRAERARKDGLGVVVSRLLGEVFITIGVVMLLFVAYQLWWTNVIAQQQAGGAAKDLRRSWARDGGTDRDAGAFSPGEGFAIIYIPKLDVKAPIAEGTGKHKVLDRGMVGHYGKGPLKTAMPWDRQGNFALAGHRNTHGEPFRYVNRLQPGDKIVVETKSAFYTYEMTSRLDQTSPANVGVIRPVPQGSGFTGPGRYITLTTCTPEFTSTYRMIVWGKMVDERPRAKGKPDALVD from the coding sequence GTGAACGGGCTCCGCCCCGAGCGGGACCCCTGGGGGGCGCCGGCGCCGGAGCGGTACGCGCCCCCGCCGGCGGACCCCCGGCCGCCCGCGGACCCGTACGGGTACGGACAGGGCGAGCCGGCCGACGGGCCGCATGGGCAAGGGGCGGGCGAGCCGGGCCCGTACGGGGGGCCCGCGTCGGCCACCGGACCGTACGGCGACGCGTCGTCCACCGGCCCGTACGGGCCCGGGCGGAACGTTCCGGCCGACGACCCGTACGAGTACGTGCCGGGCGAGCGGGCCGCCGGGCCCTGGTCGTCGGCGCCTGCCGCCTGGTCCCCCGGCGTCTCCCGGCCGCTGCCGCCCGAGAACGCCGGACGGGTCGTCGCCCGGCCCCTTCCTCCCGAGACGCCGCACCAGGCCGTCTCCCGGCCCCTCCCGCCCGAAGCCCCGGTGGGCGTCCCCCCGCAGTCCCAGGGCAGCGCCCTGCCGCTGCCGCCCGAGGACGACGCGACAATGCCGCTGCGCCGGACGGCGGCTCCTCCGGCCCCGTCGGTCACGGCTCCTCCGGCCGGCGGGCGGGCGGAGCGGCGCCGCGCGGCCCGGCGGGCGGAACGGGCACGCAAGGACGGCCTCGGGGTGGTCGTCAGCCGGCTGCTGGGCGAAGTGTTCATCACCATCGGTGTGGTGATGCTGCTGTTCGTCGCCTATCAGCTGTGGTGGACGAACGTCATCGCCCAGCAGCAGGCCGGCGGCGCGGCGAAGGACCTCCGCAGGAGCTGGGCCCGGGACGGCGGCACGGACCGGGACGCGGGCGCGTTCTCGCCCGGCGAGGGCTTCGCCATCATCTACATCCCCAAGCTCGACGTGAAGGCCCCGATCGCCGAGGGCACCGGGAAGCACAAGGTCCTGGACCGCGGCATGGTCGGGCACTACGGCAAGGGGCCGCTGAAGACCGCGATGCCCTGGGACCGGCAGGGCAACTTCGCGCTCGCGGGTCATCGCAACACCCATGGCGAACCGTTCCGTTACGTCAACCGGCTGCAGCCCGGTGACAAGATCGTGGTGGAGACGAAGAGCGCCTTCTACACCTATGAGATGACGAGCCGACTGGACCAGACGTCACCGGCGAACGTCGGGGTCATCCGCCCGGTGCCGCAGGGTTCGGGCTTCACGGGACCGGGCCGGTACATCACCCTGACCACCTGCACCCCCGAATTCACCAGTACGTACCGGATGATCGTGTGGGGCAAGATGGTGGACGAGCGCCCGCGCGCGAAGGGCAAGCCGGACGCGCTCGTCGACTGA
- a CDS encoding class E sortase, with translation MAETEELTDGAPPRRGRTRGRIAATVGVIGELLITAGVLLALFVVYSLWWTNVIADREAKRQGAQVRENWARKGPGALDTKDGVGFLHVPAMGKGEVLVKPGTGSSVLNEGVAGYYRKPVKATLPWEGQGNLTLAAHRDGHGAKFHNIHKIKDGDPVVFETRDTWYVYTVYKELKQTSRFNVKVLDPVPRESGKTVPGRYLTLTTCTPIYTSDYRYVVWAELTRTEKVDEKRTPPKELRG, from the coding sequence GTGGCAGAGACCGAGGAGCTGACCGACGGCGCGCCACCGCGGCGCGGCCGTACCCGGGGCCGGATAGCCGCCACCGTCGGCGTGATCGGCGAACTGCTGATCACCGCCGGCGTGCTGCTGGCGCTGTTCGTCGTCTACTCGCTGTGGTGGACGAACGTGATAGCCGACCGCGAGGCGAAGCGGCAGGGCGCCCAGGTGCGCGAGAACTGGGCGCGGAAGGGGCCGGGCGCCCTGGACACCAAGGACGGGGTCGGCTTCCTGCACGTGCCCGCCATGGGCAAGGGCGAGGTACTGGTGAAGCCCGGCACGGGCAGCTCGGTGCTCAACGAGGGCGTGGCCGGCTACTACCGCAAACCGGTGAAGGCCACCCTGCCCTGGGAGGGCCAGGGCAACCTCACGCTGGCCGCGCACCGGGACGGACACGGCGCCAAGTTCCACAACATCCACAAGATCAAGGACGGCGACCCGGTCGTCTTCGAGACCCGGGACACCTGGTACGTCTACACGGTCTACAAGGAGCTCAAGCAGACCTCGCGGTTCAACGTGAAGGTCCTCGACCCGGTGCCCCGGGAGTCCGGGAAGACCGTGCCGGGCCGCTACCTGACGCTGACGACCTGTACGCCGATCTACACCTCCGACTACCGCTACGTCGTCTGGGCGGAGCTGACGCGGACGGAGAAGGTCGACGAGAAGCGGACGCCGCCGAAGGAGCTCCGGGGCTAA
- the pknB gene encoding Stk1 family PASTA domain-containing Ser/Thr kinase, whose translation MEEPRRLGGRYELGSVLGRGGMAEVYLAHDTRLGRTVAVKTLRVDLARDPSFQARFRREAQSAASLNHPSIVAVYDTGEDYVDGVSIPYIVMEYVDGSTLRELLHSGRKLLPERSLEMTIGVLQALEYSHRAGIVHRDIKPANVMLTRTGQVKVMDFGIARAMGDAGMTMTQTAAVIGTAQYLSPEQAKGEQVDARSDLYSTGCLLYELLTVRPPFIGDSPVAVAYQHVREEPNPPSAFDPEITPEMDAIVLKALVKDPDYRYQSADEMRADIEAALEGRPVAAAAGYGAMGAVGYGGEDQPTAMLGRHDPNAAGQTSMLPPVRDGGGYGGGGYGGYDEGGDGSGHGGNGRKKSSLSTILLVVAGILVLVGAIFIGKSLFSGDGKSGEVTVPNLIGEKLDSAQKQGENVELKVVDSGKAVNCDADKGKVCEQNPKPGAKVERNSEVTVSLSKGPAKVEVPNVLHIQFDKAKKQLEDKGFTVHRREEQTDEATAGTVIKQNPDANEQAEKGAEVTLTVATAVPTKTVPPVVGQQFDAAKKQLEDNGFEVSRKDVDDTAPAGQVTAQSPQGSTAASPGSTVELTVSKGPQDVDVPNLANMPLKDAKKALEDAGLKVGTIMGPNDDKAVVQTSMPLPGGKVKKGTAVNLFTRAGTPGTDIGGANQGGDNQGNPGGNDQGGPFGGFLEGRRH comes from the coding sequence ATGGAAGAGCCGCGTCGCCTCGGCGGCCGGTACGAGCTGGGCTCGGTGCTCGGCCGTGGTGGCATGGCCGAGGTCTACCTCGCCCACGACACCCGGCTCGGCCGCACCGTCGCCGTGAAGACGCTCCGGGTGGACCTCGCCCGGGACCCGTCCTTCCAGGCCCGGTTCCGCCGTGAGGCCCAGTCGGCCGCCTCGCTGAACCACCCGTCCATCGTCGCGGTCTACGACACGGGCGAGGACTACGTGGACGGGGTCTCGATCCCGTACATCGTCATGGAGTACGTGGACGGGTCCACCCTCCGCGAGCTGCTCCACTCCGGCCGCAAACTGCTGCCCGAACGTTCGCTCGAAATGACGATCGGGGTGCTCCAGGCGCTGGAGTACTCCCACCGCGCGGGCATCGTCCACCGCGACATCAAGCCCGCCAACGTCATGCTGACCCGCACCGGCCAGGTCAAGGTCATGGACTTCGGCATCGCCCGCGCGATGGGCGACGCCGGCATGACCATGACCCAGACAGCGGCCGTGATCGGCACCGCCCAGTACCTCTCCCCGGAGCAGGCCAAGGGCGAGCAGGTGGACGCCCGCTCCGACCTGTACTCGACGGGCTGCCTCCTCTACGAACTGCTCACCGTCCGGCCGCCGTTCATCGGCGACTCGCCGGTCGCGGTCGCGTACCAGCACGTCCGCGAGGAGCCCAACCCGCCGAGCGCCTTCGACCCCGAGATCACGCCCGAGATGGACGCCATCGTCCTGAAGGCGCTGGTCAAGGACCCGGACTACCGCTACCAGTCGGCCGACGAGATGCGCGCCGACATCGAGGCCGCCCTGGAGGGCCGCCCGGTGGCCGCCGCGGCCGGCTACGGCGCCATGGGCGCGGTCGGCTACGGCGGCGAGGACCAGCCGACGGCCATGCTCGGCCGGCACGACCCGAACGCCGCCGGGCAGACGTCCATGCTGCCGCCCGTACGGGACGGCGGGGGCTACGGAGGCGGCGGGTACGGCGGTTACGACGAGGGCGGGGACGGCTCCGGCCACGGCGGCAACGGCCGGAAGAAGAGCAGCCTCTCGACGATCCTCCTGGTGGTCGCGGGCATCCTGGTGCTCGTCGGCGCGATCTTCATCGGGAAGTCGCTGTTCAGCGGGGACGGCAAGAGCGGTGAGGTCACCGTGCCCAACCTGATCGGCGAGAAGCTCGACTCCGCGCAGAAGCAGGGCGAGAACGTCGAGCTCAAGGTCGTCGACAGCGGCAAGGCGGTCAACTGCGACGCCGACAAGGGCAAGGTCTGCGAGCAGAACCCCAAGCCGGGCGCCAAGGTCGAGCGGAACAGCGAGGTCACGGTCTCGCTGTCCAAGGGGCCGGCCAAGGTCGAGGTCCCCAACGTCCTGCACATCCAGTTCGACAAGGCGAAGAAGCAGCTGGAGGACAAGGGCTTCACGGTCCACCGCAGGGAGGAGCAGACCGACGAGGCCACGGCCGGCACCGTCATCAAGCAGAACCCCGACGCCAACGAGCAGGCCGAGAAGGGCGCGGAGGTCACCCTCACCGTCGCCACGGCCGTCCCGACGAAAACCGTCCCGCCGGTGGTGGGTCAGCAGTTCGACGCGGCCAAGAAGCAGCTTGAGGACAACGGGTTCGAGGTGTCCCGGAAGGACGTCGACGACACCGCCCCGGCCGGCCAGGTAACCGCCCAGTCCCCGCAGGGCAGCACCGCGGCCTCGCCCGGCTCGACGGTCGAACTGACCGTCTCCAAGGGCCCGCAGGACGTCGACGTCCCCAACCTGGCCAACATGCCGCTCAAGGACGCCAAGAAGGCCCTGGAGGACGCGGGGCTCAAGGTCGGCACCATCATGGGCCCGAACGACGACAAGGCCGTCGTGCAGACGTCCATGCCGCTCCCCGGCGGCAAGGTGAAGAAGGGCACGGCGGTCAACCTGTTCACTCGCGCGGGCACTCCCGGCACCGACATCGGCGGCGCCAACCAGGGCGGCGACAACCAGGGGAACCCCGGCGGCAACGACCAGGGCGGCCCCTTCGGCGGCTTCCTCGAAGGCCGCCGGCACTGA
- a CDS encoding peptidoglycan D,D-transpeptidase FtsI family protein, translating to MNKPVRRIAIFCGLLVLALMIRGNWLQFVKADELKNDKNNMRVNIARYSQPRGNIIVDGQEITGSKEVNGINYKYKRTYKNGEMWAPVTGYSSQVYKPTLLEGVEDKILTGDDDRLFFNRTIDMITGKGKKGGDVITTLNAKAQEAAFKGLGNKKGAVAAIDPRTGKILALASTPSYDPSRIAGANDGDAWTKLNDDKNKPMLNRALRETYPPGSTFKVVTAAAALENNLYKDVDEKTNSPKGWTLPDTRNLPLPNETTMPCDNVSMRAALQWSCNSVFGKISADLGNQKMIEQANKFGFNSDDLQIPVGVSKSVYPKDNRPQNAMAGIGQASNRATPLQMAMVAAAVANNGKLMEPYMVDKLRAPNLNVIETHQPKEMSRPLSPEHAQTLQSAMETVVEEGTGTSAKIDGVKVGGKTGTAQHGVDNSGNPYAWFLSYAKKGDGSPVAVAVVIEGSNTMRDDIAGGKLAAPIAKNVMEAVLNSSK from the coding sequence GTGAACAAGCCCGTGCGCCGGATCGCGATCTTCTGCGGACTCCTCGTCCTCGCGCTGATGATCCGCGGCAACTGGCTCCAGTTCGTCAAGGCCGACGAGCTCAAGAACGACAAGAACAACATGCGGGTCAACATCGCCCGCTACAGCCAGCCCCGCGGCAACATCATCGTCGACGGCCAGGAGATCACCGGCTCCAAGGAAGTCAACGGGATCAACTACAAGTACAAGCGCACCTACAAGAACGGCGAGATGTGGGCGCCGGTGACCGGCTACAGCTCGCAGGTCTACAAGCCCACCCTGCTGGAGGGCGTCGAGGACAAGATCCTCACCGGTGACGACGACCGGCTGTTCTTCAACCGGACGATCGACATGATCACCGGCAAGGGCAAGAAGGGCGGTGACGTGATCACCACCCTCAACGCCAAGGCCCAGGAGGCCGCCTTCAAGGGGCTGGGCAACAAGAAGGGCGCGGTCGCCGCCATCGACCCGCGCACCGGCAAGATCCTGGCGCTCGCCTCCACCCCGTCGTACGACCCCTCGCGGATCGCCGGGGCCAACGACGGCGACGCCTGGACGAAGCTCAACGACGACAAGAACAAGCCGATGCTCAACCGGGCGCTGCGGGAGACCTACCCGCCCGGTTCGACGTTCAAGGTCGTCACCGCCGCCGCGGCCCTGGAGAACAACCTCTACAAGGACGTCGACGAGAAGACGAACTCGCCCAAGGGCTGGACGCTGCCCGACACACGGAACCTGCCGCTGCCCAACGAGACGACGATGCCCTGTGACAACGTCTCGATGCGCGCGGCCCTCCAGTGGTCCTGCAACAGCGTCTTCGGCAAGATCAGCGCGGATCTGGGCAACCAGAAGATGATCGAGCAGGCGAACAAGTTCGGCTTCAACAGCGACGACCTGCAGATCCCGGTCGGCGTCTCCAAGAGCGTCTACCCCAAGGACAACCGCCCGCAGAACGCCATGGCCGGCATCGGCCAGGCGTCCAACCGCGCCACCCCGCTCCAGATGGCCATGGTGGCCGCCGCCGTCGCCAACAACGGCAAGCTCATGGAGCCGTACATGGTGGACAAGCTGCGCGCGCCCAACCTGAACGTCATCGAGACGCACCAGCCCAAGGAGATGAGCCGGCCGCTCAGCCCGGAGCACGCCCAGACGCTGCAGAGCGCGATGGAGACGGTCGTCGAGGAGGGCACCGGCACCTCGGCGAAGATCGACGGCGTCAAGGTCGGCGGCAAGACGGGTACCGCCCAGCACGGTGTGGACAACAGCGGCAACCCCTACGCGTGGTTCCTCTCCTACGCCAAGAAGGGGGACGGCTCGCCGGTGGCCGTCGCGGTCGTCATCGAGGGCTCGAACACGATGCGCGACGACATCGCGGGCGGCAAGCTGGCCGCGCCGATCGCCAAGAACGTCATGGAGGCGGTGCTCAACTCCTCCAAGTGA
- a CDS encoding FtsW/RodA/SpoVE family cell cycle protein, producing the protein MPNTNTTTVSTAGQPSRRNTELLLLAFAVILPCFAYANVGLALDGEMPSGMLGYGMGLGLLAGVGHLVVRKFAPYADPLLLPLATVLNGLGLVIIWRLDQSKRLQASKTFAPAATNQLLFSALGIALFVAVVIFLKDHRVLQRYTYISMAVALALLISPLFFPAKFGARIWITVPGLGSLQPGEFAKIVLAVFFAGYLMVKRDALALASRRFMGMYLPRGRDLGPILAVWAFSILVLVFETDLGTSLLFFGMFIVMLYVATERTSWIVFGLLMSAAGAVGVASFETHVQQRVQAWLDPLGEFLMSKKGIGGHSEQSMQALWAFGSGGVSGTGWGQGNSDLIGFAANSDFILATVGEELGLAGLMAVVLIYGLIVERGVRTSLAARDPFGKLLAIGLAGAFAIQVFVVAGGVTGLIPLTGMTMPFMAQGGSSVIANWALIAILMKISDAARRPAPTPVSNPDAEMTQVVRP; encoded by the coding sequence ATGCCGAACACCAACACCACCACCGTCAGCACGGCGGGCCAGCCGAGCCGGCGCAACACCGAGTTGCTGCTGCTCGCCTTCGCCGTCATCCTCCCCTGTTTCGCGTACGCCAACGTGGGCCTGGCGCTGGACGGCGAGATGCCCTCCGGCATGCTCGGCTACGGCATGGGCCTCGGCCTGCTCGCCGGTGTCGGCCATCTCGTGGTGCGGAAGTTCGCGCCGTACGCCGACCCGCTGCTGCTGCCGCTGGCCACGGTCCTGAACGGGCTGGGGCTGGTCATCATCTGGCGGCTGGACCAGTCCAAGCGCCTCCAGGCGTCCAAGACGTTCGCGCCGGCCGCCACCAACCAGCTGCTGTTCTCGGCGCTGGGCATCGCGCTGTTCGTGGCCGTGGTGATCTTCCTCAAGGACCACCGGGTCCTCCAGCGCTACACGTACATCTCGATGGCCGTGGCGCTGGCCCTGCTGATCTCCCCGCTGTTCTTCCCGGCGAAGTTCGGCGCCCGTATCTGGATCACCGTTCCCGGTCTGGGCAGCCTGCAGCCGGGTGAGTTCGCCAAGATCGTGCTGGCGGTGTTCTTCGCCGGCTATCTGATGGTCAAACGGGACGCGCTGGCCCTGGCGAGCCGCCGGTTCATGGGCATGTACCTGCCGCGCGGCCGCGACCTGGGCCCGATCCTGGCCGTCTGGGCGTTCAGCATCCTGGTCCTGGTCTTCGAGACGGACCTCGGTACCTCGCTGCTGTTCTTCGGCATGTTCATCGTGATGCTCTACGTCGCGACCGAGCGCACCAGCTGGATCGTCTTCGGCCTGCTGATGTCGGCGGCGGGCGCGGTGGGCGTGGCCTCCTTCGAGACCCACGTGCAGCAGCGTGTCCAGGCGTGGCTCGACCCGCTGGGCGAGTTCCTGATGAGCAAGAAGGGCATCGGCGGCCACTCCGAGCAGTCGATGCAGGCCCTGTGGGCCTTCGGCTCGGGCGGGGTCTCCGGCACCGGCTGGGGCCAGGGCAACTCGGACCTGATCGGCTTCGCCGCCAACTCCGACTTCATCCTGGCCACCGTCGGCGAGGAGCTCGGCCTGGCCGGTCTGATGGCCGTCGTCCTGATCTACGGCCTGATCGTGGAGCGTGGCGTGCGTACCTCGCTGGCCGCCCGCGACCCGTTCGGCAAGCTGCTGGCCATCGGCCTCGCCGGCGCGTTCGCCATCCAGGTGTTCGTGGTGGCCGGCGGTGTCACCGGGCTCATCCCGCTGACCGGTATGACGATGCCGTTCATGGCCCAGGGCGGATCCTCCGTGATCGCCAACTGGGCGCTGATCGCCATCCTGATGAAGATCAGCGACGCGGCGCGCCGCCCGGCACCCACCCCCGTGAGCAACCCAGACGCCGAGATGACCCAGGTGGTCCGACCGTGA
- a CDS encoding Stp1/IreP family PP2C-type Ser/Thr phosphatase gives MGSEVGKGLYPEPTGEVRMSLTLRFAAGSHKGMIREGNEDSGYAGPRLLAIADGMGGQAAGEVASSEVISTLVTLDDDVPGSDLLTSLGTAVHRANEQLRVMVEEDPQLEGMGTTLTALLWTGQRLGLVHVGDSRAYLLRDGVLTQITQDHTWVQRLVDEGRITEEEATTHPQRSLLMRALGSGDHVEPDLSIREVRAGDRYLICSDGLSGVVSHETIEERLASYQGPQETVQELIELALRGGGPDNVTVIVADVLDVDGGDTLVAQQHSDTPVVVGAVAENQFPTGDNGAMQTPAGRASELGRTPPPDPAGGGFGPPGSGPGGDAAPAGEFGAFHDDYDESGVETGKPRRRGGWVKRSLIIAVVLGVVGGGLYGGYQWTQTQYYLAAKDNTHVALYQGIDQDLAWISLSKLYQDHPEIELKYLPVDQRGRVEDTIAVSSRAQAEQKVKDLGTLASACKKKDEQQKAERRQRENQKAETPKPDTGKPDAGKPSGKPTTPAAGAGSGLALQAAPTPAPGPTLSEEEQKVAAQCNGSQQ, from the coding sequence GTGGGCAGCGAGGTGGGCAAGGGGCTGTACCCGGAGCCGACGGGCGAGGTGCGCATGAGTCTGACACTGCGTTTCGCCGCCGGATCGCACAAGGGCATGATCCGGGAAGGCAACGAGGACTCCGGTTACGCCGGCCCCCGCCTGCTCGCCATCGCCGACGGCATGGGCGGCCAGGCCGCGGGCGAGGTGGCCAGCTCCGAGGTGATCTCCACCCTGGTGACGCTGGACGACGACGTCCCGGGTTCCGACCTGCTCACCTCGCTCGGCACCGCCGTCCACCGCGCCAACGAGCAGTTGCGCGTGATGGTCGAGGAGGACCCGCAGCTGGAGGGCATGGGCACCACGCTCACCGCCCTGCTGTGGACGGGCCAGCGGCTCGGCCTCGTGCACGTCGGCGACTCCCGCGCGTACCTGCTGCGCGACGGCGTCCTCACCCAGATCACCCAGGACCACACCTGGGTGCAGCGGCTGGTGGACGAGGGCCGGATCACCGAGGAGGAGGCCACCACCCATCCGCAGCGCTCGCTGCTGATGCGCGCGCTGGGCAGTGGCGACCACGTCGAGCCGGACCTGTCCATCCGCGAGGTGCGGGCCGGCGACCGCTATCTGATCTGCTCCGACGGCCTCTCCGGCGTGGTCAGCCACGAGACGATCGAGGAGCGGCTGGCGAGCTACCAGGGCCCGCAGGAGACGGTCCAGGAGCTGATCGAGCTGGCCCTGCGCGGCGGCGGCCCGGACAACGTGACGGTGATCGTCGCGGACGTCCTGGACGTCGACGGCGGGGACACCCTCGTCGCCCAGCAGCACAGCGACACCCCGGTGGTCGTCGGCGCGGTCGCCGAGAACCAGTTCCCCACGGGGGACAACGGCGCCATGCAGACCCCGGCCGGCCGGGCGTCCGAGCTGGGCCGCACCCCGCCGCCGGACCCGGCGGGCGGCGGTTTCGGCCCGCCCGGCAGCGGTCCGGGCGGCGACGCGGCCCCGGCCGGCGAGTTCGGCGCCTTCCACGACGACTACGACGAGAGCGGCGTGGAGACCGGCAAGCCCCGCCGGCGCGGGGGCTGGGTCAAGCGCTCGCTGATCATCGCGGTGGTGCTCGGCGTCGTCGGCGGCGGCCTGTACGGCGGCTACCAGTGGACGCAGACGCAGTACTACCTGGCGGCCAAGGACAACACCCATGTCGCCCTCTACCAGGGCATCGACCAGGACCTCGCCTGGATCAGCCTCAGCAAGCTGTACCAGGACCACCCCGAGATCGAACTCAAGTACCTGCCCGTCGACCAGCGCGGCCGGGTGGAGGACACGATCGCGGTGAGCAGCCGCGCGCAGGCGGAGCAGAAGGTCAAGGACCTCGGCACGCTGGCGAGCGCCTGCAAGAAGAAGGACGAGCAGCAGAAGGCCGAGCGCCGGCAGCGCGAGAACCAGAAGGCCGAGACGCCCAAGCCCGACACCGGCAAGCCCGACGCCGGGAAGCCGTCGGGCAAGCCCACCACCCCGGCGGCCGGTGCGGGTTCCGGCCTCGCCCTCCAGGCCGCACCGACCCCGGCGCCCGGTCCCACCCTCAGCGAGGAAGAGCAGAAAGTGGCAGCGCAGTGCAACGGCTCCCAGCAGTAA
- a CDS encoding FHA domain-containing protein FhaB/FipA translates to MSELTLTVMRLGFLAVLWLFVIVAVQVIRSDLFGTRVTARGSRRGGDGRPAQRAAQQATPPPQRQQSGGRRGAGRAESRGRRGAPTKLVISEGTLTGTTVALQGQTITLGRAHDSTIVLDDDYASSRHARIYPDRDGRWIVEDLGSTNGTYLDRTRLTTPTPIPLGAPIRIGKTVIELRK, encoded by the coding sequence ATGTCAGAGCTGACCCTCACGGTCATGCGGTTGGGTTTCCTCGCCGTACTGTGGCTGTTCGTCATCGTGGCCGTGCAGGTCATTCGCAGTGATCTGTTCGGCACGCGGGTGACCGCGCGCGGCTCGCGCCGCGGCGGCGACGGACGTCCGGCGCAGCGGGCGGCCCAGCAGGCCACCCCGCCGCCGCAGCGCCAGCAGTCCGGCGGGCGCCGGGGCGCGGGACGCGCCGAGAGCCGCGGCCGCCGCGGCGCCCCCACCAAGCTGGTGATCTCGGAGGGCACGCTCACCGGCACCACGGTGGCCCTGCAGGGCCAGACCATCACCCTCGGCCGCGCCCACGACTCGACGATCGTGCTGGATGACGACTACGCCTCCAGCCGGCATGCCAGGATCTATCCCGACCGCGACGGCCGCTGGATCGTCGAGGACCTCGGGTCGACCAACGGCACCTATCTCGACCGGACCCGGTTGACCACCCCGACCCCGATCCCGCTCGGCGCGCCGATTCGCATCGGCAAGACCGTCATCGAGCTGCGGAAGTAG